The Triticum aestivum cultivar Chinese Spring chromosome 6D, IWGSC CS RefSeq v2.1, whole genome shotgun sequence genomic sequence GGACTACCAGTAGCGTAggttcccacgctactgctatgacgctatagctattttttagcagtaggGTGTGTtttaccccacgctactactaacagacATACCAGTAGCGTTGgtgccccgcgctactactatttcagcccacgctactactaacggaatagtagtagcgcgtctatGATACACCCATGCCACTAGTAATAGATTaggatttaaaaaaataaaaaactattTATTCCAGTTTAGACAAACATTTCATAGTACTCACATACATGCATTTCATAATACGTACATGTTATGCATACAGTCAATCATGCATATCTGATATAgataattaatacatatatatacaATATACGCCGCGTTTATAGGTCGGCGTCGGCGCCTCCACAAGCCAATGTTGAtgttgttgtcgtcgtcgccgccgcagcaCCATGATGATGTCGTCGGCGCCGCAGCCCCTTGTCGATGCCgccgtcatcgccgccgccgcaaccCCGTGTCGATGTCGTCGTCGTCGATGCCACCCTATGCCCATGTGTTCCCTGTTAGTTTTCTTGGGCTTACTAGACATGACCCTTAGGAAAATGCTTTGCTGTTAGAGACTGCACTTAGgataactggaactggtccaatgaTCCAAAAATAGAGAGTTTCAACGGGATCAGCAACACAACCAACTAAGAAATAGTGAAATGACCACTAGGTCTATAAATAGAACACTACTAAGAACTCACAAATCCTGGAATCAGTGGAATTACTTTCTTTGGTGAAGGAACTTCTATTGCCAGCATCCACTGTTTGAGTTCCTGACCATGTTCAAGAAATACTAACTTTAGAACATTACTACTGTAAATACATGAGGCATCAGGACAGAAAACAAAAGATGACCAATATCATATGAGCAGAATAAAAAGGAGTTTGGAACATAGCACGATTTACAATAAAAGTAGAAGAGATCGCATGATTTACAATCCAACGAGAGCAGCAATTTCAGACCAACAAAAAGAAGAAACCAACATGCAGTGTTTTCAAACTTTAGTAAATTCTGAATTCCTCTATCCTAATTTCTTCATTAGCAAAATTAACTAGACAAAGTTAGATGACAGTGAAACTTAAAGCTGCAGTAAGAAATATTAGATATACACATTTTGAAAATCAATCTCGGTGGAACAACATAAGATTGCATTTAGATTTCCGAATTAAACATAGGCATATCTCATAGTTTAAAATAAAGGCACTCAACAGAAAAGTGCATAAAAGATTCCAAAATAACTCAACAAGCTGCTTCAGCTAGCATCATAGGAGGGGATGTAGAAGAAAAAAAAAATGATAGACCAAAGACCTTGTGGtctctttttcttctctctgcGAGTATTTGTGCCGTCTCTTTGCGCTGTGCAGCATAGCATGCAGCCTAGTTCAACGCCCACCAAAGACCAAAGAAGAGGGCCCGACGTGTAGTGGAGAATTCGGAATTAAGGAGGACCTCAATCAGAAGCATGACACTCCGGCCAAGATCCAGCTGAACCCTGATCGATTACATTTTTACACCAACTATATGTACTGTTACAGAATGAAGCTAGAGTACGTCATCCATATAAACTAGAGTACCGATTTGACCAACATCAGTTAATTGTACTACTACGAAAGGAAGCTGGATATATATAATTAAGCATGACTATTAAATAGCTCATGTCTGATCATATATACCACAGAGAAAGACGCCAGGGTACCAACTAGCATGGTCGGTCTTATCGAATTAACACTACAATATAGCAACTAGATTAACACACAGCATAATGCATACTCGACATGAGCAGATGCCCTCCAGCTAGCTCAACTGATTAATCGCCTACTGCTGCCCTGCTTCGCAGTCCTACTCCTCACCACCCAGGACGGCCAGGAAGGCCGCGATGATGTCTCCCACCCCAAAGATGACGATGTACCCGGCCAAGGATATTTATTCTGTATCTAATCTAATGAAATAATTAGGAATGGAGTGGGAGACCTTGGTGATGCTAGCAAACTGCCTACACGGGACAGATGCGGAGATGAACAAATCTAGAAGAAGATAAGTGGAGTGGAGGTGGGATGAACAAGGCTGCACCTTGATGCTTACCGCGGCTGCGGCGTGTGTGTCGGAGCTGGATGCAGAAGCAGCTCCATGGAGTACACGCACCTTGGTGCCTGCCTGCATGAGGAAGAGCATCAGGGGAGGGAAGGGAAGAAGGGAAGAACCAAGAGATTGATTGAATTCACCAAGGTCGGACCTTGACGACCAGCTCCATGTCGTCCgtctcctcacgaggctggtccggTGGGCGGATCTGGCCACCACCATGGCCTGCTTGCTGGATGTCCCCTTCctgtcctctcctctcctctcctctcgtgGTGacggggggaggggaggaggaagtCATCTGGCCGCCACCATGGCCTGCCTGTTGTCGGTTCCATGGCCGGGCGTCAAGGGTTTCTGGCGCCATGGCTGGTACTGGTCGCCATGGCCTTGGCCTGCGTGcgtgaggaagagggagaggaaggaaatcAAATCGCAGCAGCAAGGTAAAAAAGGGAAGATGAGAAGGCcatggaagaaggaggaggaggaggagagggatctGGTGCTGCACCTGCTTCCGCCTGCGGCTCGGTGGCCATGCTAGCTAGGGTTTCGGACCTCCATGCCGCCGTGGATCTGGGGGCTGCCTCACCTTCTCGCTCGATCTGCGGATGGGAGACAAGGTGAGGGACGCGGGGGAGGGTGGAGCGGCGGCGTCGGGGGTAGAGGGAGACGAGGCCGCCGGCGGCAGGGTTGGGGCAGAGGAGAGGAGGATTGGGGAATCGTTGGGTGGGGGAGGAGGAAGAGTGGAGTATGTGCGCGGGTGTTGGGTGGATTTTTTTTAGCGTGGGTGATAGTAGCGCGTTTTGCAAACCATGCGCTACAGCTAtgtctttagcagtagcgctgggttgATCACCCATGTTGCTACTATGTCTTAACCCAGGGGTGTGGTGTGGCACACTTACTAATAGCGCTGCCTAAAAAAACCACCTGCTGCTAAGTAatatcagcagcgcgttttgtaCCAAGCGCTACTGGTATTTACCAGTAGCGTGGGGTCTCAAACAAATGCTACTGGTAAAGTTCTacgtataagcattttcctagtagtgctaggttctgttctggaggttaggggatatataagaggtgttagcgtcgagaacaagtcaggggtgtccacaaggggcccacaaggtggggggcgcaccctagggggccgcccccacccttgtggtggcctcgggactcctctggtgcatctccggtactccgtgggcttatTTTAGTCCATAAAGAAtcgtcgtaaagtttcaggtcaattggacaccgtttgatattctttttctgtgaaactcaaaaacaaggaaaaaacagaaactgacactgggctctaggttaataggttagtcccaagaatcatataaaatagcatataaatgcatataaaacatccaagattgataatataataacatggaacaatcaaaaattatagatacgttggagacgtatcaagcatccccaagctaaattcttgctcgtcctcgagtaggtaaattataaaaatagaatttttgatgtggaatgctacctaacatattcatccatgtaatcttctctattgtggcaggaatattcagatccataagattcaaaacaaaagtttaatattgacataaaaacaataatacttcaaggatactaataaagcaatcacgtcttctcaaaataacatggccaaagaaagctatccctacgaaatcatatagtctcgcaATTCTCCATCTTCAtaacacaaaatattcaaatcatgcgcaaccccgatgacaagccaagaaattgtttcatacttttgatgttctcaaaccttttcaactttcacgcaatacatgagcgagagccatggacatagcattattggtggaatagaaggtggttgtggagaagacaaaaaggagatagtctcacatcaactaggcgtatcaacgggctatgaaggtgccgatcagtagatatcaatgtgggtgagtagggattgccatgcaacggatgcactagagctagtgggtgtgcatccaagtcgtttgctcacgaagacctagggcaatttgaggaagcccatcattggaatatacaaagccaagttataattaaaaattcccactagtatatgaaagtgacaacacatgagactctctatcaggaagatcatggtgctactttgaagcacaagtgtggtaaaaggatagtaacattgccccttctctatttttctctcattcttttgttttttttgggccctctcttttttttgcctctttttacatttttttagtttatttttatttttcgtccggagtctcattccgacttgtgggggaatcatagtctccatcatcctttcctcactgggacaattctctaagaataatgatcatcacacatttatttacttacactcaagaattacaactcgatactagaacaaagatatgactctatatgaatgcctcaggcggtgtaccgggatgtgcaatgaatcaagagtgacatgtataaaattatgaacgatggctttgccacaaataccatctccactacatgatcatgcaaagcaatatgacaatgatgaagcgtgtcataataaaccgaACGGTGGAAATTTTCATGACAATATAGCCTTCTTTGGATCGAAGGATTTTCACAGGATTTTTGCTGGATTGTAAACCTCAGGATTGTATCCTACGGATTGCATTTGGATCACAGGATTGCTTTCTCAAAATTCCTTAGGATTGGGTTCCCAAGGCGCTGAACCCAGAGGAATTTACGCCTGAGGTCCGACCTCTTGGAAAGATTCCTGGCGCGAAAAGAGAGTGTTCGCGCCAAAACAGCCGCGCTGCTTCGTGTGAAAACACCACGCGTTGCtgtcaaaaaaaaagagaaaaaacaccTCTGATCGCTCTGGAAGGAAATAAAAAAAGGCACCGAAAGCGGTGACGAGGTCGCAACTGGCGGAAGCGGCGACAAGGTCAGATCCCCCGACGGAAGCGGCGGCGACCCGGCGACCGTACGCCGACCACCTCGCTCTCAGACCCTCCTTCCTCATCGAGTTCGACGAGATCAGCGCCGGCCCCATCCAGGTTAGCCCGCATCACATAGTCCGTCCATCTCCTTCCCTTGCAATTATTTCTAGATCGAGGGAGGGGGTGCCCGATATGGCGCGGGGGCGGCAGATCCTGCCGGAACTAGGCATCGGGTGTGGCGTTGGCAGTCACCTGGCCGGCGAGGGCTGTTGATGGCAAGGGCGAAGCGGATGTCGCTGGCGTCCTCCCGCTGCCAGAGGACcgcgtcccacgactgtggtgccCGAGTGAATTTCTTGACCGGCTTCCCGCTGATGTTTGTGCTTGCCGTGCCTGAGTGATCTGCGTGCTAGTTGGTTCGCCGTGGGTGTGTGCTTCCCATGCCTGAGTGTGTGCGTGCCTGATGTGATGTCTTATGTGCAAAGAGAGAATTGAGACATTGAGAGATGGATCTGGCGTGTCTGATGTCCGTGAAGAGAGAAACTGTGAGGAATTGAGAGATGGAAGTGCTGTATTTCTATGCCTTGGTGTGTACTGCTCATACATGCTTGTGCGTATTACTATGGGTTTCTGAGTACAATCTTGTAATATAAGTTTTTTTGCAATGCAGATGGTCCATCAGCTTAACTCATTTGAGCTGCCGGGCAGCCGTGTGCAATCACAAGGATTTCTTCACATGGATGTTCATCGTGCCCGCGGCTGTGTGCAGTCACAAGGACTTGGTGCTATTGATGACGATCGTGCTCGCAGTTGTGGGCAATCACAAGGACTTGGTGATATTGATGACAATCACGGGGCTGTTGAGTATCCTCGTGATATAGGTATTACTCCTAGTGTCAATTACTTGCATAATATACAAGAATGTGCAGTCTACTGTAGTTAAATTCGAGTCATTAATTTTAGGTATGACGAAGAGGGCTAAGTGGACTCATCAAATGAAGTTGTTTCTTATTGACTTGCTGAAAGAGCATGATGTTCCTGGTTTTCGAACACAAAATGCATGGAGCAAAGAGGCCTGGACAAACATTGTTAATCGACTAAATCAAGCATTTTGTGTATCATTTAGTGTTGTTCAAGTCAAACAAAAGGAGCAAGATATAAAGAAGGAATATCGAAGTGTGAAAGAATTGTTGGCAGAAAGTGGGTTTGGATGGGACAAGGATAGAATGATGGTAGAAGCACCAGCAAGTGTTTGGGCTAGTTTTGTTGCTCGCAAGAATAGTAAGGAGGCCCTCCAATGGCGAGACAAGTCGTTTCCATACTTTAATGATTTGGCTTCTCTCTATGATGGTTAGTTTAACATTACATGATGCTTTTTTACGAGTCTATAAAaatgccctttatcgaaaaaacaTGATGCTTTTTTATATTTGATATCAAGTTTAGGTCATATTTTCCTGAGCTAAGTATATGTTTTTTGTTGGACGTATAGGTCGTTACGCCGAAGGAAGATCTCGTCATGGTATGGATTATTATGCTAACAAGGCAAAAAATGCATCTGCTCCATCATCGCACCCAACACATTCGAATGATACATATGAATCATCTTCACCTCCAACAGTAGCTCTAGATGAGCCAGGTTTGCAATTTCCTTTGGAAGAAGAGGTTGAGGGAGCAAATCTTGATTCTGTCCAGCATACATCAACACCGAATGAACAAATGTATACCCAATCAATACCCCCAAAAGCACCCACCGAGAAGCCTGAGAGTAGACGTAGAAAAAGACAGAAGCAAAATCCTACAAGCTCTGCAGATGGATTCCATGAAAGATACCTTAGGCTCAAGATGGAAGAAATAAATCGATTTGCAGCCATTGAGGAGAAGAAACTAGAGGATCCATTTAGCATTCACAAGTGCATCACAACGATTGAAGGATTGGATGGTCTACAATTGGGCGATGTGTTGTTGGCATCAGACATCTTCAAAACTAGGGAAAACAGGGAGATTTTCCTGTCTTTCTCTAGTGATGAACGACGGTTGGCTTGGATTAAAAGGGAGATTGCTCGTACCAACGAAAACTAAGGAAAACATGGAGGTTTTCCCTACCCTTCTCTAGCAATGAACTTAGTGAAGCAGTACTCTTTTGTTTACTAGACCTCTATATTTTGGTAGATTGAGATGATAAACTAGTCATGTAGTAGTATGCTTTTGTTTACTAGACCTCTGTATTTTGGTACAATGAGAGGCCtagtatatgagttctttgttTCAGACTCCAACCATGTTTCTGAAAAAAGGACATGAGAATATTAACTTAATGAAGTAGAATATCAATATCAGAAGCACATGAATGGTAATACAACTTGCATATCATATCTTCACTTTACATATACATGTCAAGCTCTGCGTGATACATACTGGTTCCACATTCCTTGTGCAATATGATCTCGCATTTGATTTCCTGCTTGTCTGGAATAATTAAATGCATGTATATCACCATGATAGT encodes the following:
- the LOC123142951 gene encoding uncharacterized protein yields the protein MVHQLNSFELPGSRVQSQGFLHMDVHRARGCVQSQGLGAIDDDRARSCGQSQGLGDIDDNHGAVEYPRDIGMTKRAKWTHQMKLFLIDLLKEHDVPGFRTQNAWSKEAWTNIVNRLNQAFCVSFSVVQVKQKEQDIKKEYRSVKELLAESGFGWDKDRMMVEAPASVWASFVARKNSKEALQWRDKSFPYFNDLASLYDGRYAEGRSRHGMDYYANKAKNASAPSSHPTHSNDTYESSSPPTVALDEPGLQFPLEEEVEGANLDSVQHTSTPNEQMYTQSIPPKAPTEKPESRRRKRQKQNPTSSADGFHERYLRLKMEEINRFAAIEEKKLEDPFSIHKCITTIEGLDGLQLGDVLLASDIFKTRENREIFLSFSSDERRLAWIKREIARTNEN